A DNA window from Nerophis ophidion isolate RoL-2023_Sa linkage group LG13, RoL_Noph_v1.0, whole genome shotgun sequence contains the following coding sequences:
- the LOC133564329 gene encoding uncharacterized protein LOC133564329 isoform X3 → MTTTTRYMATREVGGRRHRLCFDGNVNNYELWEAKFLGHLRLLGLKATVLRKPQDGSEDDAVLREPQDGIEDDAKKNEDAYAELTNVLDHRSLSLVMREAADDGRKALRILREHYVGKGNERVIRLYMKLTSLRKAASESVSDYLLRAQTLITDLHNAEGTLSDALLISVILKGLPDTFKPLDLYVRQSGATMTFGEFKVALRTYDCTVASGGGKPASRRGPAGPRILPSHAEANQTVHVSVFKKNRIPQVTRCTVCCTKHHCPICPTSMYKPRCKAKLLQHMEVHVKNAIQHEDHHKKEGRNEAFEAL, encoded by the exons ATGACGACAACAACACGTTATATGGCCACAAGAGAAGTCGGAGGCCGACGGCATCGATTATGTTTCGATGGAAATGTGAATAATTACGAGCTGTGGGAAGCGAAGTTTCTGGGGCACTTGCGTCTGCTCGGCCTAAAAGCCACCGTGCTAAGGAAGCCACAAGACGGGAGTGAAGACGACGCCGTGCTAAGGGAGCCACAAGACGGGATTGAAGACGACGCCAAGAAAAACGAGGACGCCTACGCCGAGTTGACTAACGTTTTAGACCACAGAAGCCTGTCGCTGGTTATGAGAGAAGCGGCTGACGACGGGAGAAAAGCGTTGCGGATACTGCGAGAGCATTATGTCGGTAAAGGGAACGAGCGGGTGATTCGCCTCTACATGAAGCTGACGTCACTACGGAAAGCTGCGAGCGAGAGCGTGAGTGATTATCTTCTCCGCGCACAGACTCTAATTACCGATTTACACAATGCCGAGGGGACTTTGAGCGATGCGCTGTTGATTTCGGTGATTCTGAAAGGCTTGCCTGACACGTTCAAGCCGCTTGACCTTTACGTCAGACAAAGTGGCGCGACGATGACATTCGGCGAGTTCAAGGTGGCACTGAGGACCTACGACTGTACGGTGGCAAGTGGCGGAGGTAAGCCTGCATCTCGGAGAGGCCCGGCTGGTCCCCGGATCCTCCCGTCTCATGCCGAGGCGAATCAAACG GTACACGTTAGTGTCTTCAAAAAGAATAGAATACCGCAGGTGACACGATGCACGGTGTGCTGTACCAAACATCATTGTCCCATTTGCCCCACCTCGATGTACAAGCCTCGGTGTAAGGCAAAACTTTTGCAGCACATGGAGGTCCATGTAAAAAACGCCATCCAACATGAAG
- the LOC133564329 gene encoding uncharacterized protein LOC133564329 isoform X4, with translation MTTTTRYMATREVGGRRHRLCFDGNVNNYELWEAKFLGHLRLLGLKATVLRKPQDGSEDDAVLREPQDGIEDDAKKNEDAYAELTNVLDHRSLSLVMREAADDGRKALRILREHYVGKGNERVIRLYMKLTSLRKAASESVSDYLLRAQTLITDLHNAEGTLSDALLISVILKGLPDTFKPLDLYVRQSGATMTFGEFKVALRTYDCTVASGGGKPASRRGPAGPRILPSHAEANQTVHVSVFKKNRIPQVTRCTVCCTKHHCPICPTSMYKPRCKAKLLQHMEVHVKNAIQHEGKKVPDPCPIGPP, from the exons ATGACGACAACAACACGTTATATGGCCACAAGAGAAGTCGGAGGCCGACGGCATCGATTATGTTTCGATGGAAATGTGAATAATTACGAGCTGTGGGAAGCGAAGTTTCTGGGGCACTTGCGTCTGCTCGGCCTAAAAGCCACCGTGCTAAGGAAGCCACAAGACGGGAGTGAAGACGACGCCGTGCTAAGGGAGCCACAAGACGGGATTGAAGACGACGCCAAGAAAAACGAGGACGCCTACGCCGAGTTGACTAACGTTTTAGACCACAGAAGCCTGTCGCTGGTTATGAGAGAAGCGGCTGACGACGGGAGAAAAGCGTTGCGGATACTGCGAGAGCATTATGTCGGTAAAGGGAACGAGCGGGTGATTCGCCTCTACATGAAGCTGACGTCACTACGGAAAGCTGCGAGCGAGAGCGTGAGTGATTATCTTCTCCGCGCACAGACTCTAATTACCGATTTACACAATGCCGAGGGGACTTTGAGCGATGCGCTGTTGATTTCGGTGATTCTGAAAGGCTTGCCTGACACGTTCAAGCCGCTTGACCTTTACGTCAGACAAAGTGGCGCGACGATGACATTCGGCGAGTTCAAGGTGGCACTGAGGACCTACGACTGTACGGTGGCAAGTGGCGGAGGTAAGCCTGCATCTCGGAGAGGCCCGGCTGGTCCCCGGATCCTCCCGTCTCATGCCGAGGCGAATCAAACG GTACACGTTAGTGTCTTCAAAAAGAATAGAATACCGCAGGTGACACGATGCACGGTGTGCTGTACCAAACATCATTGTCCCATTTGCCCCACCTCGATGTACAAGCCTCGGTGTAAGGCAAAACTTTTGCAGCACATGGAGGTCCATGTAAAAAACGCCATCCAACATGAAG